Genomic window (Daucus carota subsp. sativus chromosome 5, DH1 v3.0, whole genome shotgun sequence):
ATATCTCATATTTTATCGaataatttaattgaaaattatccGCTTTCATTCTTAACATCTTAATTATTCgggataaaaattaaatatggattttatatttgaacttAATCATAAAGTATATGAAGATGGTTCATAGTAGTAATTTTTCCTAGTGAGaattgcgtgattttatttaatAGGAAATGACATTTCCTCAATAGTTAAATCATAAAACCGGCCGCTGAaattgaaaaaatgaaataagcAGGGCCTGGTTTCAAAATAAAACAGAGCCGATACCACATTTACCTGTTGTTTCATGTGTGTGATACTTGTTCCTATAAATCCACAATTTCGAACTAATAATGCTACCGATTGGTGCATTGTATTATAAGTCAAATTAATGGTAAAGAAACCATGaattagctcaaaaggttgTAGAGAAACCATGACACTCAAAAGATGAATGTGTGATACATGCCCCTTTCAAATTGTTTATTCTTTTTAGCACATTGATTGATATAAGTCCACTTTACAAGGGCGtaagtttatttttttattatctttagacctaattttactttttatatattctcaACAAATTAAGGATGTGTTCAATATTTGACATATAAATTACTTTATATATCAGTATGCGAACAGATTAGAATTATGTTTAAGCTTCCGATTTATATGTTACGTCATATAAATGAAATAGTATACTCAGAGAAaaattctatggagaccactatTTTATCGGAGATCTCTGGAGATCACTTATATTCTGCAATTAGAACACATTGTTTTGCAAAgtacattttattaatatcactatttcattaaaatgttgaaaattatttatgctaaacaaacaaaacatatatgTTTTGCAAGATCAAAAAATGTTCTGCACATTAAACAaagttttgtaaaataataagtttttaatgttttatttgtcaaatatataaaatttgcaaaattgttaataaaataatgatttttgtaGAACATGATTCGAAAAATAATacgttttgcaatatttttatggaGTATTTTAGTTGCAGTACATAAATGGTCTCCAAGTCTCCAATGAAaatgtggtctccatagaacttattCCAGTATAGTCAtagtaatatttttagaaacatgatttaaaaaatataacatttcacCTTTCGACTCGTGAATTTAGACTATtagtaatattatttgaaatatattagaattatgGAATTTAGACCCGGCAATTTTTCATACGACACGAAAACGacataaaaatttagtgtttatatttctattttgagtacacgacacgaaaaataTACGAACACAAAGTAAACGACTGAGATGTcgtgtcggttttgtgtttatacgacacgaggtacacgaaataaatataattttttaattaaatattaatatttaagtataaatatatatatttataataaatatatgtatattttcttttaaaataatgcaTAGTTTATTGTATTGTAGgtataaatgatttaaatatatatgtataggctcatgatcaaatagaaatcactttaaaaaaaactagaaaccagtttccctacaactatttataactacgggtatcactaatttatactgcattaATCACTGTTTTCATATAGTGTGTAAaaagcgatttttattatcaaaattgagaaaatctacttatctaaactattgataatcgattatagatgatcaatttcatctgTATGAAGGTTCTTGACGGTAGGATGCggaaagagaagttgtatgatgatgataAGTaatcgttagttttgtaagttatgatggaaagcgtatgtgattattggtgatgatagacaatggtggcaagtcatggaaatgtctggtaatggtggtaagaggttcattattatgatttaggtgaaaatgatggtcatatatattacatatatgtgtgtgtatatatatatatatatttatatccgcgagatatgctatatataaattagtgatatgttatgaacaaattagtgatttctatagttaaaaatagtgataaaaaattgtgcagaaactgatttttagtttttaggctaatttcgtgtctattggagtaggactctctctctctctctctctctctctatatatatatatatatatatatatatataattttcatataatttgtagattttttgcctaaatatctaatatttacattagtttatatatttatattaaaatttgattttacacgaaacacgaCACGAGAACGACACAAGAACATTGAGGTACACGAAACGAAAATTCACGAACTCTAAATGGGTcggttttgtttttgatttttgagtACGCGACATGACAGAAAGTACACAGATCCGCAcgaatctgatggtattcaattgagattgtttaaaatccattaaaatctgatggtattcaagttgatggattttttttgaatttcataaaatgatagattttgtgAGATTTTTCGGTGTATTTAGTggaggtattcgattgggattttaattgattgtttttagtctatagaattttaatggattgtatgtgattttaatttgtgtggattcttgataaaatgtagcagagttgataggagaatttaattaaatacaatGCTTCAAATCTCATggtttttggtgtgatttcaaaaaacttaaaaataccacaaaatccatcattttatgaaatccaaaatcatcatcaaatacggtcaaattttaatgaattttaaacaattacaattgaataccatcaacttttaaaacataattttattttattttttgttatagagtcattataattttgaacGCGTTGATGAGCGTCAAACAAAAGTTGCAGAACGAAGTGCAAGGCAAAACGCAAGTTGAGCGCAAAGCTTCAAAACTGGATAGTGAGACAGCAGGAGCCAACTGCTATCTGTACTGCGGAGCAGTGGAGTGTAGCTGCAACTGGGAAGCTTATTGTTTTGTACTCTACTCTTTAAGATGGACGTGGATGTACGCTACACCGTTGCCTAAAAAGATTTATAAAGCAGAGATAATAAAATCACAAGTTACACTACGTGTATGTATGGGCTCCCCTCGAAACTCTCAATTCTTTTGCAGATTAGACGCCAATATCCACAGTCCACACCAATTGCCCTGGGGATTGTAATTTGGGTCGAGcacaggggcggatctaggaagaggcacgggggacacgtgtccctcctaaaatttcattttacattttttcaccattctaaattttacaaaattatagaagtgccctcacaaaatttaaaaatatatagatattttctgaaaatttgcttAGTGCCCCCCTACAGTTTgaatcctagatccgcccctggtcGAGCAAGTCGAATTTTGAATCTTCACATAATTTGACTTAAAAGAGATGAGCCGGTTTGTTTGAACTTGATCGAACCAAAATTTATATGTGAACTtgatttgtataattttatgtGTCGAGTAGATTCGTTTAGCTAAATGAGTCGGTCTGAGTCATTTCATTTGATTTTATGCTTAATTGAGCATAAATTTCTACACAGCCACGACTAGTTTAATTAAGAGAGTATGAAATATTGCTTGAGTCCGGCTCGTACACGAGCTCAAACCGAGTTGAATCTTACTGTATTAAACAAGTTCGAGTCAGGTCGCTCGTGAGTTCGAGTTGCTGACGGATGTTGACTCGAATTACATGCCTACCAACGCCATACTTTTTcataatattagaaataattttaaaaatatcgggattcttaatatttatataaaatatgatcacgttattttaaaatttgttattaaactttttataaaatataatattttatgcatCTTAAAATACATTATAAAAGTAAACTCGTAGACGGGATAATAAGAGGATATGCATTTGATTTATTTGTGATTAATTTGAAATCAGTAATTAAGGCTTTTATTATTCTTGCAAGTGCCGCAAAGTAAATAATGAACTCTTTAAACATGCAGAGACAGAGCGAGCAAGATATCATTTGTTCACATGCACATTTATatgtccaatttaaaaattactcGGTTCTTGAAAGGACGGTTTACATGTGCAAGTACAAAAAATACTATACGTGtcacacttttattaaaaaaaattaccatctagctttttttaaaccaaaaaaaattacCATCTAGTTAATAAATACTTCCTCCGTCGAGTATACATGTCCTCCTGAATAGTAAACATTGAGAACCGGATCTCGTATACATGTCCTCCTGGGACGGGGGAACCATGtgtcataaaatatatttgtgtaatttagattttttttctaaataaaaagttTGGACGTTacatttattatgaaaaaaaaataaaaaaaaattacagaattatattcggtttggctagtgtgtgcccatgggcacatgctaagcgcggaaatttttgtatttgagagattttaattggtgtggttggtgtatttgcagggggggtccaccattatcatgagataggaaccaatcaaaatgatccaagcacaaaattttccgcgcttagcatgtgcccatgggcacaccatagaaaaaccgaattaTATTTGTAAGAATATCGAAACACGTGTCAGCATTGACAATTAAATAGGAGGACAGTGGGAGGACTAGCCCACTAGTCTTGAGAAGTTTGTGTTTTTAAGAActcaaatactccctctgtcccattttaattgaggtttgactttttgacacgtatattgagatgcAAAAAACTTATATCCACccttaataaaaaattttaatttttatatcaaattaaagtttagattctaaacttttatttgatataaattttataaagaatgatTATGTTTAGATATgacttttttaacatcttaaaacacgtgtaaaaaaaatcaaaagcagttaaaatgagcCGGAAGGAgtatagttaaaaattattttaaaaaaaaattcaaattacaaaTTAGATATTTTTGGGCCAACTAGTGCACAACAAAGAGTTAAAGATGGCCCAATTCTTCAGCCATATCAGCTAAAGCACAATTCATTTTTCCGTTGTACATAAAACCAGCTGAGCTCTCAAGTAATTTATACTACTAAATAAGCCAAATTAATCCACCTCTTCAGATTTTGAATACAAAATGCACTGAAACTTCAAGTGTCACACTTGGGACCATATCTCTGCACTCTTTCATCAATCCAGGCCCTCATATCTCCCAGCACAAGATTGGCATTCTCATCAGGCTCCCCCTGGATCAACGAGTGATACATTCCTTCGTATAATTTTAGCGTTTTATCAGAGCTCGACGCCTTCTCGTATAACATCTCTGATCCTGTGTAGCAAGTAACTCCGTCTGAGGTTCCGTGGCATGTTAAGAAAGGTGCTGTGACCTTATGGAAGTTCTCCTGAATGTAGTTGGTCACCCTCACAACTTCCCTCATTGTTCCTACCCTTGGCTTGCCCGAGTATCGTCTGGGGTTCCCTGCGATTATCTTTAATTTGTCCATGTCCTTAATGGCCTTTCCCACCATCTTATTGTCCGGCATTGCTGCCCAAGTGTCTGCCAGGCCAAATAGCAGTCCGTATGCAAACAAATGCACCTTTAACAACACCGACAAATTTAGCAAATTGTTTATGACATAGATCAACTAAAGAGTGCGAAGCATAAACAACCAAGTTTAATCCACGCTGAAGCTTAGAATCGGCTCAATCAAATAGTAGTGCTTCAATTGAATTGAATACTGGTAAAAGGTGTGGCTCCTAATAATCAGTTCGAATATCAACTTTAACACAAAGGAGTAAAGTAGTAAACTAATCTTTAGATTGGTAGACCTTTGAGGCAAACactctgctccgattcagtctgtGCTATTTAAACTTCAACCGTTATTTTAGCGTCGAATCCAATATTGATTCACAATAACATATCTTTGGATAAATAGAAATTTGAGGCAAACAATCGATCTGATTTGGTCAGCCCTATACAACCTTCCTTTACCGTTCAAGTGTCACATTCATTATTAATTCACATTAGAATCAACAACATGATTTCATCGTATTTAGGTTTGTAAACGAATAAAACCGGATGCATCAAGTTGTCTCACAGGTTAAGTTATATTCATGCTATTAACTTTGTTCATCATAATTACCGAGTAGGCTAGCGGCACTTGTATGTATAACACTAAAGATTCATGTGAATTCAAACAGGGAAGGAGCTACGGGAAAATGGTAATGAGGGTAAGGTATGTCATACCATCTAATTCAAGACGCTCCTCTTACAAAGGGCGTGGATTCAAACTCAATTCTCAAGATTCTTATAAAGTACCTTCTCACCTCTGTCTTTCGGAAAAAACTTCAGAATGGTAAATTGGATTATTAAAGTTCTTGTTTGATAGAAGGGTCTCAGTTCAAATTCTATTCTTAGCCtgtcaaaaatattttccaaactcCTAAAAGCTTCACTACCACCTATTCCAATCATGAATGCAACATCCTCGGATCTTTGAAATCATGTTAATTTGCCGGTTCTCCTAtaatcagtgttgtaaaaagcgcattaagcggccgattaagcggccgcctaagcggaatcggccccaaagcgcttcgattttgtactaagcgggagattaagcgtttttgaaaattaagcggacaattaagcggattaagcggtcattaagcggattaagcggtcgttaagcagtcaaaatgatgttgacttgctaatttttttttaaaaaaaataattttgaaatattaatcttttaataatataacaataattatattataaaattaaaaaatatattttatcaaaaatattaaaaatgcatattcttaacgcaacataatattatttttaaatatattaatattataactaaatattaaattatatttaattaatccgcttattgacccgcttaaaattccgcttaagcgtccgctttaccgcttaagcgctagaaggtcctCCTGCCGCTTCGaaccgatttgcgcttttcacaacactgcCTATAATTAACGAAAGAGTATATCATCAATTACTCTGCTACAAATTACTTTAAAACTGTCCCGCACCATAGGTTTCATGACACAACCACCTAATTAATTCTCACTCTCTACGTCCCAGATTAGATTAGTTGAGTTAGTTGATTTTGGGCATGTAACTTTTcctaaattagatgagctagttaaTTTTGTGCAGTAAGTTAAAATGCATTGATCGTCTAGTTCCGAAATttctatttttagtttttatttaaacGAAAActtcatattttgatttttatttgcaaaagtaaaattttaaaaataagtaatgtaatTATGTGATCAATAGACCTTAGATTATGTGCGCAAAGTCCATGAGCTCATTTAATTTGGGACGGTGGGGTAAATCATACGAAAAAAGCAtctaaaaattgaaataaatttcGCAAACACAAAAGTACCTTGGACGGAATCATGGCCTGAGGAATCACAAACAACGGAGCCGAAAAAATCAACCCGGTCCACAACCCCGCCTCCGACTGAAAATACATAATCATCGTGATCATCCCACCCATAGACTCCCCAAACAAAAACGCCGGCATCTTCTCATACTCCCCACTCTTCCTCACACTCACAAAATAACTCAACGAAGCCGCCGCCACCTTGTCCACATCACCCAGATATCCATGCAGCCCCTCGGACCGGCCGTGGCCCAACAAGTCCGCCGCGAAAACAGCGTACCCCCACGTGGCGAAGCTGATGCAGATCTTCTGGAACAGCCAGCCCGAGTCGGAGCCGTAGCCGTGGGTCATGAAAACAGAGGCTTTGACGGGGCTGTTGGCGCTGAGTGGCGAGAAGGACTGGGTGAAGATTTTTCCGTGGGGGGTTTGGAAATATTGTTTCGAGTTTTTTACGCCCTGGGAGGCGTAGTAGTCTTCTTCCGGGAGGTCTCCCCAGAAGTTGGCtgccattttttttatttttttttctcggTTGAGGACCGATGAGatgatttgaattttaagcACTTGAGTTGAGTGTTGAGGGGTTGGTTGGAGAGTTGGTGAGATGAGTTGCTTTCGTGTGGTGGTGGTCTGGTGGGTTCGGTTTTGCCGTGTTTGTTGAATTATCGATCTCGAAGACCGAGTTTATGGATTCAAAAATTAATCGGTTGTTCCCACTCTTTTGGATTTGGAAATTTTAGTtgagttataattttttgtaaaagtCAGAAATATAACTTAcgaaatgataaataaaaaatcaatcaGAGATTAATTAGCAAGCTTCTAATAAGTTAGGAATTTTTAAAAGACATTATGAACTTACTAAATCAGAATTTGTAATAATGTAGGAAACTTATATATACTctcgttattttattttaatttatatattgctTTAGTATATTCAAGTTAATACTCTCTCCGTTCCACCAGATTCTAACCTCCGTCCCcggcataaataatttttaattcatttttttaataaaatttcaaaacttttattcataataaaaataaaaatattataaaaatctcaaaTGTGTCCAAAAAATAAAGCAAAAACGTCCCGCATTACAAATTAAAACGTCCCgcattttaattcatttttttaataaaatttcaaaacttttattcataataaaaataaaaatattataaaaatctcaaaTGTGTCCAAAAAATAAAGCAAAAACGTCCCGCATTACAAATTACGCGCTGCTCtgccttagagcaagtccaatggtggtgTTAAAGAatgtgctattgctataatacaGCACTATAGCACCCAAGCAAAAAACTTAACTCCAATGGGATGCTAAACTTGAATGTAAAATAGCAAAATGCTAAACTTGAttctaaatatagaaccaagtatagatggtgctataattgccacataagcatgcaagtgacaaaatgtattaataaaataatactccctccgtctctaaatacttttcctgttcctttttttcacgtttgccaacacacatctttgatcattaatatctttaatttcgtattagtattaaatatagaaatttcaccgtattaaagtactcacaAATACGAAtttaacaagatcactcatgactgtatttagtcttatagattagatgtaaattagtaatttgtctcatgttatgaacagtcccgacatatcaaacgagaaaagcttttagagacggagggagtaatgacaAATagagttactccctctgtttctttAAACTTTGCCCGTTTGAAATGTCGGCACTGTTCATGACAtgagacaaatgattaatttacATCAAATCTATAAGACCAAATATAGTTacgagtgatcttgttggattcgtatttacgagtattttaatacaataaagattttatatttaatattaatatgaaataaaagatattaatgataaaaaatggGCGTTGGTAAACGTGTCCAAGGCAAATGAgaaaagtaataagagacggaggTAGTATGTACTTTAAGATTATGTCATTAGAATATAACTTTATTTGGATATGTTTGGTTCTATTTTGCATTTATCATTGGAACATAAGTTTTATTTTAACACAAAAACcactttttgttttaaattataacaatagctgtatctattttaacatcaccattggacttgctcttatagaAATGATTCGTCATCATTATTCGTTCAGACTGGTACGAGTCCCTGTCGAGGGTAGGTGTGATGTTGACAGTAGTGCGTTTTCCACTACCAAACGTCTTCCAATGTATTCTTACGTTTACAACTATTTCCGGTCGGTTTTccaaatgattttttattttaaattgggATTTCTTATATACAGCAAAATGATTtgacataatttattaattttttgatgtcaattatcaatttcaaatttcatataaaatgATAACTTGGACTATGTACacatattttatgtatttcgtgaaataaaataactttaatattaatttgtatacttttttattattaaataaattccACATGCATATTCAtctgaattttatttaattcatcTTGGTGATATTGTTAtgctatatttaataataaattttcataaatttagaAAATGTTATCAAATCTATACATGTTATTTGTctttcaagattttaatagatataaatattagtatatTCTTTGAAAAGTTAAAAAATTGATACATGTGTGATAGATTTCTTGTATACCACATTTTAATTGTAATATtgtaaactaaaaataatatgatagaCCTAGCGtcattcattattttaaatttgatggtcattattagttttattttattatttttaaaaatatgtttaaaggCTGTATGTTAGATGTATAGTAGAATATAttgtgattatattttttaggaTCAATTACAAGTATAAAAAGACAATGAAGGACATCATGTTTTATGtttcatatatacatttttatgtTCTTTACCGTTATTCTAAAAGCATCAACAATGCAGATGGTCacatttttgttcaaaaaatgTGGCTAGTTTCATCCGATGTTTAAGCCCATTTTATTCAGGTAAACAGTTTC
Coding sequences:
- the LOC108224003 gene encoding caffeoylshikimate esterase, whose amino-acid sequence is MAANFWGDLPEEDYYASQGVKNSKQYFQTPHGKIFTQSFSPLSANSPVKASVFMTHGYGSDSGWLFQKICISFATWGYAVFAADLLGHGRSEGLHGYLGDVDKVAAASLSYFVSVRKSGEYEKMPAFLFGESMGGMITMIMYFQSEAGLWTGLIFSAPLFVIPQAMIPSKVHLFAYGLLFGLADTWAAMPDNKMVGKAIKDMDKLKIIAGNPRRYSGKPRVGTMREVVRVTNYIQENFHKVTAPFLTCHGTSDGVTCYTGSEMLYEKASSSDKTLKLYEGMYHSLIQGEPDENANLVLGDMRAWIDERVQRYGPKCDT